The following are from one region of the Pristiophorus japonicus isolate sPriJap1 chromosome 24, sPriJap1.hap1, whole genome shotgun sequence genome:
- the LOC139237781 gene encoding uncharacterized protein: MSDKEELSEVTVSQTVSSWELDRGRGPGQCERRLLSVLLASVLLLFLIIASLLAAFWLLIYPKITTGDKFAVHLLSELDNTKAVKWLSAPGLGSSYLGSGFRFENQELRTSRDGMYYVYAKLKVYCSVVNQCKNSSSVILDITQCTEDKYCVSILSMEVKVPQEEEEEQEPRTAFDYSGTLVQISAKSLIRAEIKGLRQEDNITPDFDHTYFGAFLIES, translated from the exons ATGTCAGACAAAGAGGAACTGAGCGAAGTGACAGTGAGCCAGACCGTCAGCAGCTGGGAGCTGGACCGGGGCCGGGGACCGGGCCAGTGTGAGCGCCGTCTACTCTCAGTGCTCCTAGCCTCCGTGCTGCTGCTCTTCCTCATCATCGCCTCCCTCCTCGCTGCCTTCTGGCTCCTGATCTATCCCAAGATAACTACTGGAGACAAA TTCGCTGTGCACTTGTTATCAGAACTTG ATAACACCAAAGCTGTAAAATGGTTAAGTGCCCCTGGGCTGGGAAGCAGCTATCTGGGCAGTGGATTCCGCTTTGAAAATCAGGAGCTCCGCACTTCCAGGGATGGAATGTATTATGTGTACGCCAAGCTGAAAGTCTACTGCTCTGTTGTAAATCAGTGCAAGAACAGTTCGTCAGTCATCTTAGATATTACTCAATGCACTGAAGACAAATATTGCGTCTCTATATTGAGCATGGAGGTGAAAGTGCctcaggaagaagaggaggaacaggagcccCGGACTGCTTTTGATTACTCGGGCACGTTAGTCCAAATCTCAGCCAAGAGTTTGATACGAGCCGAAATCAAAGGTTTACGGCAGGAGGACAACATCACCCCAGATTTTGACCACACATACTTTGGAGCTTTCCTGATAGAAAGCTAG